The Thermococcus sp. 4557 genomic sequence GGCACATCCAGAAGACGGAGTCGAGGTTTATCGCCATGACCCTCTTGTAGAACCCCTCATCGACCTCAGTGAAGTCCTTGAACCAGTAGACGCCGGCGTTGTTCACGAGGATATCCGGCTCCCTGCCCTTCAGGGCCTCCCAGAGCGCGTCCACCTCGATCTTCTTCGAGAGGTCAAGGCGGTGAATGCCAACCTCAACGCCGAACTCCTCGGCGAGCGCCTTGGTCTCCTTCAGCCCGAACTCGTCTATATCCACGAGCTCCAAGTCTGCCCCGGCCTCGGCGAAGCGAAGCGCCGTCGCGCGGCCTATTCCCGATGCCGCGCCGGTTATCATGGCCCGCCTCCCCCTCAGGGAAATAAGTTCGGAGAGCGGTTTCGTTCCCGTCATAGTTCATAGTTTGACGTTATTCCCAATAAGGTTTGTCATTGGAAATCCTTAAATCCGATGGCGAGAACTCCTATCCGGTGAGAAAAATGAGGGATTTCTACATCGCCCACGAGGACGATATCAAAGCGGGAAAGACCACTGACGTTTACTTCATCAGGACGAAGAAGATACTCGTCGAGAAGGGCATCCACCGGAAAGTTTTCGCCGACGTGACAACGACTTCCCTTCCGAAGGGCTGGAAGTGGGGGGTTCTGGCGGGAATTGAGGAGGTTGCAAAGCTCCTTGAGGGGCTCCCCGTGAACGTCTACGCAATGCCGGAGGGAACGATATTCCACCCCTACGAGCCCGTCCTTCAGATAGAGGGCTACTACAAGGAGTTTGGAATCTACGAGACAGCTTTGCTGGGAATGCTCAGCCAGGCGACGGGAATAGCCACCGCCGCACTCAGAACGAAGATAGCGGCGGACTTCAAGCCCGTCTACTCCTTCGGCATAAGGCACATGCACCCGGCAATAGCGCCGATGATTGATCGCTCGGCCTTCATAGGCGGCTGCGACGGTGTCAGCGGCGTTCTGGGTGCGGAGATGATGGGGGAGAAGCCCGTCGGCACGATGCCCCACGCACTCATCCTCGTTGTCGGCGACCAAGTGAAGGCCTGGAAGTACTTCGACGAGGTCGTTGAGCCTGAGGTTCCGAGAACCGCTTTGGTGGATACGCTCTGCGACGAGAAGTTCGAAGCGTTGATGGCGGCTGAAGCGCTTGGCGAGAGACTTGCCGCGGTCAGGCTTGACACCCCGAGCTCGCGGAGGGGCAACTTCAGGAGGATAATCGAGGAGGTCCGCTGGGAGCTCGACCTCAGGGGTTACAAGCACGTCAAAATCCTCGCCAGCGGCGGTCTCGACGAGGAGAGCATAAGGGAGATTGTGGACGTTGCAGACGCCTTCGGCGTCGGTGGCTCCATAGCTTCGGCGAAGCCCGTTGACTTCTCGCTCGACATAGTTGAGATAGAGGGGAAGCCTATAACCAAGCGCGGCAAGCTCAGCGGAAGGAAGCAGATATACAGGTGTGAGAACGGCCACTACCACCGCGTTCCAGCGGGCAAAAAGCTCGAGCGCTGCCCTGTCTGCGGGGCGAAGGTTGAACCGCTTCTCAAACCGCTCATCGAGAACGGTGAGATAGTGGCGGAGCTGCCGAAGGCGAGGGAGATAAGGGAGTACGTCCTTGAGCAGGCAGAGAAATTCAACCTGAGCCTGGAGTGACTTCCTTTTCTTTCAAATCTTCCGGAATTTTCCTTCCAGAGAACTCCCAGAAAAGCTGTGTTCAATGAAGGGAAAAAGAAGAGGCTTCAGGCCTCCTCGACGTAAATGCAGCTGACCGGGCAGGCCTCAGCGGCCTCAACGGCGCAGTTGTAGAGGTTCTCGTCCTCGATAACCTCGACGATGACAACGCTCTTGCCCTCATCGTTCATCTCGAAGATGTCCGGGCAGAGGCTGGCACAGATGGCATCTCCGATACAAACGTCCTGGTCAACCCTAACCTTCCAAGCCATGGGAACATCACCGGACTTAGATGAACCCAGGCGAATATAAACTTTTCGTCGGCGGAACGGACGCTGAGGGACGAAAATACGTAGAAAAAGGGAGCAAGCCGCCCGTTGATGAACAAAAATTGACAGAATGGGTCAGTAGAGTCCAAGCCTCTTCTTGTACTCCGGGCTGATTCTGTCGGGCGTCCAGGGCGGGTCGAAGGTTAGCTCGATTTCGGCGTCCTTAACGCCGGGGATTTCGAGAACCTTGTCCTCAACCGCGCGAAGAATCCACATCGTGAGCGGACAGCCCGGGGTCGTCATCGTCATTTTCACGTACACGGTTTTATCCGGCCTGACATTTACCTCGTATATGAGGCCGAGGTTGACGACATCGATGCCGATTTCGGGGTCTATGACCTCCTTGAGCTTCTCAAGAACGAGCTCCTCGCTCAGCTCGGCGTTCTCTTCGGCCTTCATCTCCCTCTCGCGGTTTATCGTTATAGTGCCCACTCCTTCAAGCTTTCCGAGCTCCGCGTTGAGCCTTATCAGCACGTCGTCGATGTTAGGGGTGTCCTTCGCGAGGGTAACGGCTACGTCCCCCTTCTCGTTCACCTCAACGGATTTTACGAACTTCTCGTCAACGATCGCTTTAACGACGTTCTCAACTTCCTCTTTCGTAACCATTATTCACCACCTGGGTGAAGTTCAGGATGACAGATTTAAACCTTTTGGGTCAGAAATGAGTAACTACCTGGACAGCACGTCCAGTATCAGCGCCTCGGCCATCTCGGGGCTTATCGATCTGGCGCGGAGCTCGCGGAGAATCCTTTGAATGGCGAAGCGCTTTACGCTCGGCGCCTTTCTGAAGGTCTCCCAGAGGAGGGGACAGCCGAATTTGAGGTCGTATCTGCCCCCGATGATTTCGATTATCTCTGCCTTGTCCAGGGCTAAGAACGCGGGAAGGTTCAGGGTGACGATTTCCCTGGTTTCATAGATCGAGATGAGGCCGGAGCTGAGCAGATCGCCGCTGGCGAGGATTTTTATCCCGTTTTCCTTCGCGTACCCCTCCACGGCGGCCATCACCATCGAGTGGCACTTGCCGCAGACCGGCGCACCCTTCTCCATCTGGGCCGTGATTACCTCAAGGTATCCGGGAACCTCGACGAAGACAGCCCCCAGCCTCTCGGCCCTCTCGACGACCGCCTCACTCATCTGGGGAAGCCTGACCGTTACAGGTACTGCCTCAAAGCCCGCCCAGCGGAGTATTTTGAGCGCGGCAGTGCTGTCGGAACCGGCGGAGAAGGCGAGGGCTATTTTTACGCCTATGGGGGAGCGGTCGAATTCCTCTCCGGTTAAGCGGTACTCGATGAGAGCCCTAAGGCGGGAATAAACCCTCTCCCCGATTTTCCCTCTAACCCTCTCAAGGGCCTCCAGGTTGTACTCGAGGCGGTAGCGCTTGATGAAGTCGTCTCCCACTGGCTTTATCATCGAAGGCCACTAAACGCCCCACTTATTAAACTTGCCGCTGGGAAAACCTTAAAAGAGGCCCACCCTAACCCCGTTCACGAACAAAAAATGCTTCTGGAGGTGCTTGCGATGATGGAGATAGTTGAGAAGGTTAGGGAGAAGACGAGCATCCCCGTTTACGAGAGAACCATCGAGAACGTTCTGAGCGCCATCCAGGCGAGTGGAGACGTCTGGAGAATCGTTGACCTCAGCGAGGAGCCGCTCCCGCTCGTCGTTGCCGTTGTCACCGCACTCCACGAGCTCGGCTACGTTGCCTTCGACGGCCCGAGCGTCGTCCTCACCCAGAGCGGCAGGAAGCTGGTGGAGAAGTATGGAATCGGCGCCAGGAAGGACTACACCTGCTCCCACTGCGAGGGCAAGACGGTTGAACTGAACGCCTTCAGTGACCTCCTCGAGCAGTTCAAGGAGATAGTCAAGGACAGGCCGCAGCCCAAGCACGACTTCGACCAGGCCTACGTTACCCCCGAGACGACCGTCGCCAGGATAGCCCTCATGCACACGCGCGGGGACCTTGAGAACAAGGAGGTCTTCGTTCTCGGAGACGACGACCTGACCAGCATAGCCCTCATGCTCAGCGGCCTTCCGAAGCGCATTGCTGTCCTCGACATTGACGAGCGCCTCGTGAAGTTCATCGAGAAAACCGCCGACGAGCTCGGCTACGAGAACATCGAGATGTTCACCTTCGACCTCCGCGAGCCGCTCCCGGACTACGCGCTCCACAAGTTCGATACCTTCATCACCGACCCGCCCGAGACCGTCGAGGCCATAAGGGCCTTCGTTGGAAGGGGCATAGCGACCCTCAAGGGTCCTGGCTGCGCCGGCTACTTCGGCATAACGAGGCGCGAGAGCTCGCTCGACAAGTGGAGGGAAATTCAGAGGGTTCTCCTCAACGAGTTCGGGGTCGTCATCACCGACATCATCAGGAACTTCAACGAGTACGTCAACTGGGGCTATGAGGAAGAGACCCGCGCCTGGAAGCTCCTGCCGGTCAAGGTCAAGCCGTCATACAACTGGTACAAGAGCTACATGTTCAGGATTCAGACCCTCGAGGGCTCGAAGGGCTTCGAGGAGAGGATTACCGTCGGCGACGAGCTCTACAACGACGAAGAGGCC encodes the following:
- a CDS encoding nicotinate phosphoribosyltransferase, which encodes MRDFYIAHEDDIKAGKTTDVYFIRTKKILVEKGIHRKVFADVTTTSLPKGWKWGVLAGIEEVAKLLEGLPVNVYAMPEGTIFHPYEPVLQIEGYYKEFGIYETALLGMLSQATGIATAALRTKIAADFKPVYSFGIRHMHPAIAPMIDRSAFIGGCDGVSGVLGAEMMGEKPVGTMPHALILVVGDQVKAWKYFDEVVEPEVPRTALVDTLCDEKFEALMAAEALGERLAAVRLDTPSSRRGNFRRIIEEVRWELDLRGYKHVKILASGGLDEESIREIVDVADAFGVGGSIASAKPVDFSLDIVEIEGKPITKRGKLSGRKQIYRCENGHYHRVPAGKKLERCPVCGAKVEPLLKPLIENGEIVAELPKAREIREYVLEQAEKFNLSLE
- a CDS encoding ferredoxin gives rise to the protein MAWKVRVDQDVCIGDAICASLCPDIFEMNDEGKSVVIVEVIEDENLYNCAVEAAEACPVSCIYVEEA
- a CDS encoding metal-sulfur cluster assembly factor, whose translation is MVTKEEVENVVKAIVDEKFVKSVEVNEKGDVAVTLAKDTPNIDDVLIRLNAELGKLEGVGTITINREREMKAEENAELSEELVLEKLKEVIDPEIGIDVVNLGLIYEVNVRPDKTVYVKMTMTTPGCPLTMWILRAVEDKVLEIPGVKDAEIELTFDPPWTPDRISPEYKKRLGLY
- the bpsA gene encoding N(4)-bis(aminopropyl)spermidine synthase, with amino-acid sequence MMEIVEKVREKTSIPVYERTIENVLSAIQASGDVWRIVDLSEEPLPLVVAVVTALHELGYVAFDGPSVVLTQSGRKLVEKYGIGARKDYTCSHCEGKTVELNAFSDLLEQFKEIVKDRPQPKHDFDQAYVTPETTVARIALMHTRGDLENKEVFVLGDDDLTSIALMLSGLPKRIAVLDIDERLVKFIEKTADELGYENIEMFTFDLREPLPDYALHKFDTFITDPPETVEAIRAFVGRGIATLKGPGCAGYFGITRRESSLDKWREIQRVLLNEFGVVITDIIRNFNEYVNWGYEEETRAWKLLPVKVKPSYNWYKSYMFRIQTLEGSKGFEERITVGDELYNDEEASTT